The genomic window CACAGCCCCTGGACCGGCGTCTCTCAGTTCCTACAGACTTCTCAGAAAATCATCCAGTTTGCCTCGGGAAAAGAGCCGCAGCCTGGAGACACCATCATGTATGTGGCAGGAGCCTTCGACCTCTTTCGTATCTTTTCATTCGCAGCCTACCTGTGAAATTCCTCCCGAAATTGATGCAAGAGGTTTTATTATGGTGTTTGTTGTGATTTTAACCTTGACTGTCCTGTGTAGACATCGGTCACGTGGATTTCCTCGAGACCGTTCACAAACAGGCCGAGAAGCCCTACGTCATCGTAGGGCTGCACTTTGATCAGGTGTGTGACTTGAACATCTCTGGACTGTTATGTTGGACTCTGTACGACAACACGCATATGACTGTTTAACTTTAGGAACATATTAAACTGTTCTGTGATCAGACAGAACCTCATGTGAAGCGGTTAAAGAGGAAATTCAACTTGGGACAAACACCCTTCCTCGTAGTTTTTCGCCTTAGGGGCAACATGTGTTTTAAGGTTCATACCTCTTTAAGAATTTTGCACGTATTTCTTCTGCGCACGAATCTGTAGCAAATGCATATCAATAACATTGTGTCTCTGTGTAGAAAAATCTTAGATTTGATCTGCAGatgtttttagtttaattagttagttgtttatattattagGTTTTTATTCGTTAActtataaaagtatatttttttgtgtaacatTCTGAATTGCCAGGATTACTTGGTGTTGGTTTAGTGTTGGTTTGTGGTCGGTTGAGTGtaattgtttgttaatttttttttaatatattataggAAGTGAACCGCTACAAGGGGAAGAACTATCCCATCATGAATATTCACGAGAGAACTTTGAGCGTGCTCGCATGCAGAGTGAGTATGCACACACATTCAAATACTCTCACGCTAGTCTAAATGTTGGTCACATTTCCAATGCAATTTAATAAAAAGCTGCTGTAATAATTTCTCAACATTTCGCATCATTTACTGCCTTCTCCAATCAGTTTCCAGCATTGTGAAAACTTTACCGCCCCCTCCCTCCAATCATTTTACAGCATACATTACCGCCTCCTCCAGTCATTTCTTGGCATTTTGCATAAATCACTGCCACCTCCAATCACGTCTTGGTATTTTGCATTCATTACTGCCTACGCGAGATTACATGTCACTATGTTGCATAGATGCAGTTGTTGGTATCCCTGACACTCTTGTCACCGAACAATGGGCCACTGTGCtctatgagagagagagagagagagagagagagaggacaatGAGGAAAAAAAAAGAGCAGAAACATTTCAAGGTCAACAAAAGAGACAAAACACACATGGACAAAAAATTTGCACTGCATGGTTATTACACGCCCGTTAAAAACCAAACCAAGCGAACAAACCTATACCTCAAGCTAATGCAAACCATATTACAACAAAACCACACATTCATCCAGAACATACAGTCTGTCATGACCGAGGCACACAACCGCATACCTAAAGCATGACGTACAGAACACACGGTATCAGAAACATGCGGTGAAACTGCAGACCTCCCACACAGGCAACGCGCATGTCTTCAGAGCTactttaagtttaatgttaGTTTTGTAACATTAAAACCAAAAGGGTgtggaaaatgttttattttctgtatttttttaattcttttatataaatgatttagcttatttatttaatatttatttgaacatttttgaaatattaataagATTTTGTGATTTATTCTAAAAGTTCAGAACTTGCACTTGACTTGAGAAAGACTCGTTAAAACATGAGAACGTGGAAAAATGACTTTGGTTCAGTATTCTTTGTATTCGGTTGTGAATAACCATCTTTTCTGCAGTATGTTTCGGAAGTGGTGATCGGTGCCCCGTACGCAGTAGGCCAAGATCTCCTGGCTCATTTTAAGGTACGTTTCCAAAAATCTGCTTCTGTTTAATCGTAGTAGGAATCGCGAAACACAGTAGGCGAATGTAATCCTCTTTCAGACACAACAACACAATAACAGGCTTTCAGTGAGAAGAAAAAGGCCCGTGTGTGATTCACACAGCAGGTTACTAAGAcatacatttgtgtgtgtgtttggtgaggTACCGGGACAGCAGCCAAACTCGAAGGCTTTACTGACAGACCACTATTTCAGCAATTTTCAGCTTTCATTCTGTGGGAACAATCCAGAGATTTACCGCCCGCCTTTTTAAGCAAAATCCCTTAAATAGTTACAGAGACTTTGATTGTGGTTTTAAAGTTCAGTGGACAGAGATGTTCATACGAGTCTTATACTAGAGACGCACTGCATAACAGTGGCCATATCTTTtagcatttacagtatattaacttaaacaaaataaaatgttattagaATGCCATAAAATGGCTATAAAACAAAAAGACTAGTTCTAGTtgaccaaaaatgaaagttctatTATAATTTGCTGTTATAAGATGTGTATGACTTCTTTTcttcatttaaacacaaacaagattattatattaaaatgccgTCATGTTATCTTTTATGTTAAAAGAATTCTTATGtcttatgaagtgaaacgctAAATGGGTGTGATAATTTTGAgcgaaaatgaaatgaaaccaaAACAAATGCGAATCGATGCTAAATTTAAATATGGCGGCACATCTGTACCTCCACTTCCCATTGGTTCTTGCGTGTCGAGCTTTACTGTTATTTCATCATGAGACATGAGATGATGATAATGTATTGGTTGTCCATACAAACCATATCATTTCTATAGTCTTGCATGTCTTAAACGGTCATATTTAATGTACCTCATACCTCAGATCACGTTTTCATGAGAATatgatttaaaggtccagtatatgaaatttagcggcatctagtggtgaggttgcgaattgcaaccaatggctcattcCACCCCTCCCATTcactttcgaaacactacggtggctgacacaggactaagatgatgtcgcatttttgcttctttgctgaaggagatcacgtatttacgaaacacgttctgtagagcagtttgtccgtttagggctactgtagaaacaacatggcgaattccatgaaaggggacccgcggtgtatgtagatagaaatagctcattctaaggtaaaaaaacGACATAACGCTTGATTGtgtaatgtctttatacacctctcaaGACAGTTAtgtgtattttatttcaattctgtcaatagatccaacaaaaaaatgactcactggacctttaaaaacagAACGCTTGAACTGTCAGAATGTCTGCAATAGCTGTAACAGTGTTTACCCATCTGGTTCTAGGTGGATCTGGTGTGCCACggcaaaacagaagtgtttCCAGACACAGACGGCACAGATCCTTACGCCGTAAGTACAGACAACTCGTCTTTTTTATTCAGACCTTTCATTTCCAAGAATTTTTCAAATCTCAACGTGTTTAATTTCTTGTCAGGAGCCGAAGAAGAGAGGGATTTTCCGCATCTTGGACAGCAGCAACAGCCTGACCACCGATGACATCGTGCAGAGAATCATCAAGaacaggtgtgtttgtgtaatgatTCTGGTGAATTATGCACATGAGGTGGATCACGTGACTGCCGAGCGGTTTGTTTGATCCGGTCCATTTGAATTCATCATAAAAAAAGCCGTTCTCCGCCCTGTAGGTTGCAATTCGAGGCCAGGAACCAGAAGAAGGAAGCTAAAGAGATGGCTGTAATCGAGGCTTTGAAGCATAGAGAAGATTCGCTGAAGACCGAATCCGTTCTGGCGAATATTCAACTGTAAACTGTAAATAGATTGAATTGTCTTATAACCAAATTTACCCCAGACTGCTGAAAACCACTGACCCGTTTCTCTTGGCCCACCCTAAAGCTCGATTTAACAGCTCCATTTACCGTACCATGCCTAAACCAGTACCGCATTTCATAGAACAAGGCAGAAGACGACGGACTTGTGTTTTAATCTTACAACAAAAGCACTTTACAGTGCGGTGAGAGTTTTTATGGTACCTAGGTTGAATAACGTTCGGCGAGTACTGTCTGTGAAGGTTGAATTGTGTCATTTCAACGTTTCGATTTTTCCGAGATCCACACAAATATCTGTAAATGAAGGAAtgcttttaaaagtgtttttaacttTAGCATGCATACTTGAAACAGACGTAAAGCTTTTTGGGGGGATATTGTGCTGACATTTTCCATTGTTTCCTAGAAACAGAATCTGTGTTTTCCTGGGGGTTGATTCTTACAAGAAATGTGGTAGCAGGTCACATTTTAatccaaaatgaaaaaatattaaaatattgcacCTTTGATTTTATGTGAGAAAATATATGTAATTTATTAGTGTTTCCTAGTGATTTTGGAGTGAGTTATGACCTGACAGTTTTGTGAGATTTAACCCAGGTATTTTATTTTCTAGAGGTGCTCTTGTAAATTTACTCATCCCATTAAAACTGGGACCTCTCAGAACTGCAGTTATACACTTTTACCAAACGTCGCTTCGTATTTGGGTACATGCCGGTCATTTTACGTTTCTTTCTCTGCATTTGGTGACTTTTATCTGCCTGTTCTCGCCATCAACTTCATCCTCCCGAGCGAGTCGTAGATACTTGTGACGTCATCAAAATCATGCCCAAAGGATTGTCTGACCTTTGACCACTGGTGATTTTTAGACGTTGGGACGTACGACCGTCACACttccatttcatttttaacatgCAACATAAATATTCTTTTCGACCCCCAGCTGTCCATAATCTGActtttaaaacttgtttttatcttgttttaatCAGTGTGACACATGCTTTTTATTCTTATCAAAGCACCTTGCTATAATAGcgtggttttgttttgttttagaattCATTGCAGTGAAGAAAACATGTAACACTAATTTAATGTTGTAGAACTGTTGAGTGACCAATTCTGAATGTCCTTAGATAATATAACTGATCTCATAATCAGTTCATCCATGCTATAAATAATTGCTTTGTTGCAAAGTAGattgcaaatattgttttgcaaTAAAACAGATTCAAAACTCATTCTTTCTGGTTTGACTCGTATTTGAATGTGCATTAAATTAAGTCAATAACAAAAAGGTAAAAGCagtttatttgcttttttttaaacgaGGCAAAATGAATTATACATTAgttatgatttattattatCTTTTGATACGTTTGTGTACTTTTAACATTCTGCACTGCGTTTTAATGCAGTTTAATTACTCAGTTTAATCTAATGTTTGTGTGCTCTCTCTGTTATCTGTCCgtgttgaataaaaaacaacaaactgcAAACAAATATCAAACAATTGCCAGCAAATATTCTGATATttcttaatatatattaatacataACATTTGATTTGTATACATCTTTTCATTATGCTGTTGTTATATTAgcatcatttctttttttctattgATAAATTCATATATACATCGTTTTCATATTTGTGTaattaccatttttatttttcgtttCGCATCACTTCTTTtgtttcactttttatttttactttgttaacattatgtttgatattgtaaatatttaacgttatttcattattttatattgttaatACTTTATTCATTTAGATAGAAAAGCCCCGGAAAGCCGAACATTTTTCCAGCTCTGGAATGCTTGAACGAAACCCATCTCAGGTGACAAAGTTGCAAAAACCTGACGTCACTTCCTTCCGAAGGGAAGCGGACACCTCTAAACACTTGAGACTCTTCGCTTATAGGCGACATGGGTTTATGGAagtttgtaatgtaaatatattgtgTTGTACATTAGGAGGGTTCGCGTCACGACAGTGATCACATCTCATTTGACACGATGATACAACCGCGTCTACCGACAGTAACCGCGAACAGACGAATTTGaaacttt from Triplophysa rosa linkage group LG25, Trosa_1v2, whole genome shotgun sequence includes these protein-coding regions:
- the pcyt2 gene encoding ethanolamine-phosphate cytidylyltransferase → MIRNGNHGNQEDDSGASGSSSQGSSARSPEKRKRVIRVWCDGCYDMVHYGHSNQLRQAKAMGDYLVVGVHTDEEVAKHKGPPVFTQAERYKMIRAIKWVDEIVEGAPYVTTLETLDKYNCDFCVHGDDITLTVDGKDTYEEVKRMGRYRECKRTQGVSTTDLVGRMLLLTKAHHSNIDNTAYQLHTDNFGKGPKGHSPWTGVSQFLQTSQKIIQFASGKEPQPGDTIMYVAGAFDLFHIGHVDFLETVHKQAEKPYVIVGLHFDQEVNRYKGKNYPIMNIHERTLSVLACRYVSEVVIGAPYAVGQDLLAHFKVDLVCHGKTEVFPDTDGTDPYAEPKKRGIFRILDSSNSLTTDDIVQRIIKNRLQFEARNQKKEAKEMAVIEALKHREDSLKTESVLANIQL